Proteins found in one Pontibacter sp. SGAir0037 genomic segment:
- a CDS encoding chloramphenicol acetyltransferase, translated as MKKEVNISEWNRKEHYHFFSRFEEPFFGITVQIDCTKAYAQAKKNKQSFFLYYLYRALQAANAVEAFRYRIINGKVYVFEQVNASSTISRPNHTFGFAYMDYEEDESSFYEQARQVIQDVQQSEGLIPAVSGENVIHFSAIPWIDFSSISHARSFTFPDSCPKISFGKVTEKNGVKTMPVSVHVHHGLADGYHVSLFVAEFQKLMNDN; from the coding sequence ATGAAAAAAGAAGTAAACATATCGGAGTGGAACAGAAAAGAACATTATCATTTCTTCTCCCGGTTCGAAGAGCCGTTCTTCGGGATAACAGTTCAGATCGACTGCACAAAGGCTTATGCACAAGCAAAGAAAAACAAGCAGTCCTTTTTCCTGTACTACCTGTACCGCGCGCTGCAGGCAGCAAATGCAGTGGAGGCATTTCGGTATAGAATTATCAACGGGAAAGTGTATGTCTTTGAGCAAGTGAATGCTTCTTCTACCATCAGCAGACCAAACCATACATTCGGCTTTGCTTACATGGACTATGAGGAAGATGAAAGCAGCTTTTATGAGCAGGCAAGGCAGGTTATTCAGGACGTGCAGCAATCTGAAGGATTGATACCTGCTGTTTCGGGCGAGAATGTGATTCATTTTTCCGCCATTCCCTGGATAGACTTTTCATCCATCTCCCATGCAAGGAGTTTCACCTTTCCGGATAGTTGCCCGAAAATATCTTTCGGAAAAGTAACTGAGAAAAACGGTGTCAAGACAATGCCTGTTTCCGTACATGTGCACCACGGTTTAGCGGATGGTTACCATGTAAGTCTCTTTGTAGCGGAGTTTCAGAAACTGATGAACGACAACTAA
- the eutC gene encoding ethanolamine ammonia-lyase subunit EutC — protein MLRKTETDPWDSLNAFTAARIALGRTGTSVPLRASLAFKMAHAHARDAVYSSLDIGKLLPDLQRLHIPVQLLHSQATDRQEYLQRPDLGRRLDRPSYELLQGAGTAGTDVALVLADGLSATAVNAHAIPLLQLLLPEMQKADFSLAPVTVVEQARVAIADEIGALLHAKLSIILIGERPGLSSPDSLGAYFTFDPKPGLTDEARNCVSNIRPEGLPYAAAASKIFYLAQEALRRKLTGVALKDEKDLLL, from the coding sequence ATGCTCCGGAAAACAGAAACAGATCCCTGGGATAGTTTAAATGCCTTTACGGCTGCACGCATTGCGCTGGGCAGAACAGGTACGAGTGTCCCGTTGCGGGCATCGTTGGCTTTTAAAATGGCCCATGCCCATGCCCGTGATGCCGTTTACTCTAGCCTGGATATAGGGAAGCTTTTGCCCGACCTGCAGCGCCTGCATATACCGGTGCAGCTGCTGCACAGCCAGGCCACCGACCGGCAGGAGTACCTGCAGCGGCCCGACCTGGGGCGAAGGTTGGACAGGCCATCGTATGAGCTGCTGCAAGGGGCAGGAACCGCCGGGACAGATGTAGCCCTTGTGCTGGCGGATGGTTTGTCGGCAACGGCCGTGAATGCGCATGCTATACCTTTGCTGCAACTGTTGTTGCCGGAAATGCAAAAGGCTGATTTTTCCTTGGCACCTGTTACGGTGGTGGAGCAGGCACGGGTAGCCATTGCCGACGAAATCGGGGCATTACTTCATGCAAAGCTTTCTATCATCCTGATCGGTGAGCGCCCAGGCTTAAGCTCTCCTGACAGCTTAGGAGCTTATTTTACCTTTGACCCCAAACCGGGATTAACAGACGAGGCCCGCAATTGCGTTTCCAATATTCGGCCGGAGGGATTGCCTTATGCTGCTGCTGCCTCCAAAATCTTTTACCTGGCACAAGAGGCGCTTCGCAGGAAGCTTACGGGGGTAGCGCTTAAAGATGAGAAGGATTTGCTGCTTTAG
- the eat gene encoding ethanolamine permease produces MQKADTPGLKKVLKPVHLWAIAVGLVISGEYFGWNYGWAVSGTIGFLVATLLITVLYITFIFSFTELSAAIPHAGGPFAYAYRALGPVGGFVSGYATLIEFLFAPPAIAFALGSYVHFLYPAVPVLYTALASYVLFIGINLLGIKESATFSLVVTLLAVGELLLYMGLVAPHFEAANFLADPLPFELPGIFAALPFAIWFYLAIEGVAMVAEEVKDPKRNIPKGYIYGLGTLVLLAMGVMVLTGGVANWQRLSSIDYPLPEALGIVMGRDSNWTQLFASIGLFGLIASFHGCIIGYSRQLFALARSGYLPGFLAGVNARFRTPHRALVAGGMVGCLALLTGTTDQVIILSVLGAVVMYIISMISLFSLRKKEPYLERPFAAPFYPWFPAIALALSAVSLGAIVYYNPLLSIIFFSGLFLMLGVYLLLGKHRRKITGDALLEVK; encoded by the coding sequence ATGCAAAAGGCAGATACACCCGGCTTAAAAAAGGTTTTAAAACCAGTACACCTGTGGGCAATTGCGGTGGGGCTGGTTATTTCCGGTGAGTACTTTGGCTGGAATTACGGCTGGGCCGTTTCCGGCACTATAGGTTTCCTGGTGGCCACACTGCTTATCACGGTTTTGTACATCACCTTTATTTTTAGTTTTACAGAGCTTTCTGCTGCTATTCCGCATGCCGGAGGCCCTTTTGCCTATGCCTACAGAGCTTTGGGTCCTGTTGGAGGTTTTGTTTCAGGGTATGCCACCCTGATAGAGTTCCTTTTTGCACCGCCTGCCATTGCTTTCGCGCTAGGCAGTTATGTGCATTTTCTTTACCCGGCTGTTCCTGTACTGTACACAGCCCTTGCCTCTTATGTTCTGTTTATAGGCATTAACCTGCTCGGAATAAAAGAATCTGCTACTTTTTCGTTGGTGGTTACCTTGCTGGCCGTAGGCGAACTGCTGCTGTACATGGGGCTGGTGGCACCACATTTTGAGGCGGCTAATTTTCTGGCTGATCCTTTGCCCTTCGAATTGCCGGGTATTTTTGCTGCTTTGCCTTTTGCCATATGGTTTTACCTGGCCATAGAGGGCGTAGCGATGGTGGCCGAAGAAGTGAAAGACCCAAAACGGAACATCCCCAAAGGCTATATTTACGGGTTGGGCACGCTGGTGCTATTGGCAATGGGCGTTATGGTGTTAACAGGCGGTGTTGCCAACTGGCAAAGGCTGAGCAGCATAGATTATCCTTTGCCTGAAGCACTCGGAATCGTAATGGGCAGAGACAGTAACTGGACCCAGCTCTTCGCCAGTATTGGTTTGTTTGGTTTGATAGCTTCTTTTCATGGTTGTATTATAGGGTACTCGAGGCAGCTATTTGCCCTGGCACGAAGCGGCTATTTACCGGGTTTTTTAGCCGGTGTAAATGCTCGCTTTCGAACACCGCACCGGGCCCTGGTAGCAGGAGGTATGGTTGGTTGCCTGGCGCTGCTCACAGGAACCACCGATCAGGTGATTATTCTTTCGGTATTAGGGGCCGTGGTCATGTACATCATCAGTATGATCAGCCTGTTTTCGCTTCGCAAAAAAGAACCTTACCTGGAAAGGCCTTTTGCTGCTCCTTTTTATCCTTGGTTTCCTGCCATTGCTTTAGCCTTGTCTGCTGTTAGCCTGGGAGCTATTGTATATTATAACCCGCTGCTAAGCATCATTTTCTTTTCCGGCCTGTTCCTGATGCTGGGCGTGTACCTGCTGCTCGGAAAGCATCGCCGTAAAATTACAGGTGATGCACTGCTGGAGGTAAAGTAA
- a CDS encoding HlyD family efflux transporter periplasmic adaptor subunit, with translation MPLHQPATQEHSEEVQEIIGAVPGWLVRWGISLFFGILLLLLLLAGSIKSPDSIPANLKVDADYRPQEVLARKAGRLARLLVKEEQAVSSGQVLGYLESNADHREVLQLSSRIDSLQKEVLAGNDRLAQQARFNARKHYGELQPALQEFYLAYLQFLMYTPGGIYAGKEQALRNEIHSLKQLELQLAEQQQIHQEAYAIAQEEFARHQVLAEAKVISLQEFQLQESKFVSIKLPLNSTRSSLINNSIVQAQKQWELQQVAQEVVAQRAVFLAKLQKFKSELDEWKKEHVLVAEQDGRVVFHQVLRQNQWLPLNKPVLYITNARQDAAPFGELTLSQQAFGKVRTGQDVLIRLKAYPTQEFGLLRGKITYISDVVSGDTAYTATVTLPTKTTYGKEVKLQVGLVAQAEVVTEERSLLGRIFNSARDLLTNR, from the coding sequence ATGCCTTTACACCAACCTGCTACGCAGGAACACAGTGAAGAAGTACAGGAGATCATCGGGGCGGTACCCGGGTGGCTAGTACGCTGGGGCATCAGCCTCTTCTTTGGTATTTTGCTGCTGCTGCTGCTGCTTGCCGGCAGTATCAAGTCACCCGACAGCATTCCGGCGAACCTAAAAGTTGATGCAGATTACCGTCCACAGGAAGTATTGGCGCGCAAAGCAGGCAGGCTTGCAAGGCTGCTGGTGAAAGAAGAGCAAGCGGTCAGCAGCGGCCAGGTTTTGGGGTACCTGGAAAGCAACGCGGACCACCGGGAAGTGTTGCAGCTGAGCAGCCGGATCGACTCGCTGCAGAAGGAGGTGCTTGCCGGGAACGACCGCCTTGCCCAGCAGGCCAGGTTCAATGCCAGGAAGCACTATGGTGAACTGCAGCCTGCTTTGCAGGAGTTTTACCTCGCTTACCTGCAGTTCCTGATGTATACACCGGGCGGCATCTATGCAGGAAAGGAGCAGGCGCTCCGGAATGAAATACACTCCCTGAAGCAATTGGAACTGCAACTGGCCGAGCAGCAGCAGATTCACCAGGAAGCATATGCTATCGCCCAGGAGGAGTTTGCCCGGCATCAGGTACTGGCCGAGGCGAAAGTTATTTCCCTACAGGAGTTCCAACTACAGGAGAGTAAGTTTGTCAGCATCAAATTGCCGCTCAATAGCACCCGGTCCTCCCTGATCAACAACAGCATTGTCCAGGCGCAAAAGCAGTGGGAACTCCAGCAGGTAGCGCAGGAGGTGGTAGCGCAACGCGCTGTCTTTTTAGCGAAGCTGCAAAAGTTTAAAAGTGAGCTGGACGAGTGGAAGAAGGAGCATGTGCTGGTAGCAGAGCAGGACGGGAGGGTGGTATTTCACCAGGTACTGCGGCAAAACCAGTGGTTGCCGCTGAACAAGCCTGTCCTTTACATAACCAATGCACGACAGGATGCAGCACCTTTCGGTGAGCTGACGTTAAGTCAGCAGGCCTTTGGCAAGGTCAGGACGGGCCAGGACGTCCTCATCCGGCTCAAGGCCTACCCAACGCAGGAGTTCGGGCTGCTGCGGGGAAAGATCACCTATATTTCGGACGTGGTCTCCGGCGATACCGCCTATACGGCGACCGTGACGCTGCCAACGAAGACAACGTACGGCAAGGAAGTGAAGCTGCAGGTAGGCCTGGTGGCCCAGGCAGAAGTCGTGACCGAGGAGCGGAGCCTACTAGGAAGGATCTTCAACAGCGCTCGGGACTTGCTCACAAACAGGTAA
- a CDS encoding AraC family transcriptional regulator: protein MKKGENIPHIFASLSEAARAFGLREPQHPLIWMLGAESTRVIETNFPQPHVLSFYKISYKPRLSGRVKYGQHYYDFDEGGLLFAAPNQVIGHNEEHGGVCSTYTLLIHPDFLLTYPLAKKIKQYGFFSYSANEALHLSDKEKATIITIFTILEEELNSRIDDFSHDVIISQIELLLNYANRFYKRQFITRKTLSNDLLQKLEEILEDYFNSERSLNQGIPTVQFISEQLNMSPSYLSDMLRSLTGQNAQQHIHHKLIEKAKEKLSTTSLSVSEVAYELGFEHPQSFSKLFKIKTSQSPLEFRQSFN, encoded by the coding sequence ATGAAAAAGGGAGAAAACATACCGCACATTTTTGCTTCGCTCTCGGAAGCGGCCAGAGCCTTTGGCTTGCGCGAGCCGCAGCACCCACTCATCTGGATGTTGGGTGCTGAAAGTACCCGGGTTATTGAGACCAACTTCCCGCAACCGCATGTACTTAGTTTTTATAAAATATCATACAAGCCGCGGCTTAGCGGCCGGGTAAAGTATGGCCAGCATTATTATGATTTTGATGAAGGCGGCTTGTTGTTTGCCGCCCCCAACCAGGTGATAGGCCATAATGAAGAGCATGGGGGCGTATGTTCTACCTATACGCTGCTGATACACCCGGATTTTTTATTGACTTATCCTTTAGCAAAAAAGATAAAACAGTATGGCTTCTTTTCATATTCGGCTAATGAGGCCCTGCATTTATCCGATAAGGAAAAAGCAACCATTATTACCATTTTTACTATCCTTGAAGAAGAGCTGAACAGCAGGATCGATGATTTTAGCCATGATGTAATTATCTCACAAATCGAGTTGTTGTTGAATTACGCCAACCGGTTTTACAAGCGGCAATTTATTACCCGCAAAACTTTAAGTAACGACCTGCTACAAAAACTGGAAGAAATATTAGAAGATTATTTCAACAGCGAACGTTCCCTTAATCAGGGTATACCAACGGTACAATTTATATCGGAGCAGCTGAATATGTCCCCTAGCTATTTGAGCGATATGCTACGTTCGTTAACTGGCCAAAATGCGCAGCAGCACATACACCACAAGTTAATAGAAAAAGCAAAAGAAAAACTATCTACTACCAGTCTCTCTGTAAGTGAAGTTGCTTACGAGCTGGGCTTTGAACACCCGCAGTCTTTTAGTAAGTTATTTAAAATCAAAACCAGTCAATCACCTTTAGAATTCAGGCAGTCGTTTAATTGA
- a CDS encoding DUF5694 domain-containing protein, giving the protein MKFFLTVTILLLYSYAALAQAGGKAKVKIALLGTMHFTPSTQDAYSNEELKLTAQKKKELEHVIVRLAAFKPDQICIEVPVEKQENTDKQYRQYLAGKYKLELNEIDLLGFQTAKRLQLPKLTCVNYLGKFDTQPSQAAALQHGQQAVLESTDTYAKAFVQEMNEKEKSLSMADNLIYLNNQSTLNKNLAMYTNYFIRIGKGSQYEGTELVAEWYKTNLHIYTNILRQVKPTDKAILVIYGQGHIPILKHLFESNPDFEVVEVSTLLGK; this is encoded by the coding sequence ATGAAATTTTTTCTTACAGTTACCATCCTTTTATTGTATTCATACGCTGCCTTAGCGCAGGCAGGAGGAAAGGCGAAAGTTAAAATTGCTTTATTGGGAACTATGCACTTTACCCCCTCCACACAGGATGCCTACAGCAACGAAGAGCTAAAGCTGACGGCACAAAAGAAAAAGGAGCTCGAGCACGTGATCGTGAGGCTGGCAGCCTTTAAGCCGGACCAGATCTGCATTGAGGTACCAGTGGAAAAGCAGGAAAACACTGACAAGCAGTACCGGCAATACCTGGCCGGCAAGTATAAGCTGGAACTAAATGAAATAGATTTGCTAGGTTTCCAAACAGCCAAAAGACTACAGTTGCCAAAGCTTACCTGTGTTAATTACCTGGGAAAGTTTGACACGCAGCCAAGTCAGGCAGCGGCCCTGCAGCACGGGCAGCAGGCTGTGCTGGAAAGCACGGACACCTATGCCAAAGCTTTTGTGCAGGAAATGAACGAGAAGGAAAAGAGCCTATCCATGGCAGATAACCTGATTTACCTGAATAACCAAAGCACGCTGAACAAAAACCTGGCAATGTATACCAATTACTTTATCCGCATCGGGAAGGGCAGCCAGTACGAAGGAACAGAACTCGTGGCGGAGTGGTACAAAACGAACCTCCACATCTATACCAACATCCTGCGGCAGGTGAAGCCGACTGATAAAGCTATCCTGGTTATATACGGGCAGGGGCACATTCCCATTCTCAAGCATCTTTTCGAATCGAACCCGGATTTTGAGGTAGTGGAGGTGAGTACTCTTTTAGGCAAATGA
- a CDS encoding DUF4269 domain-containing protein, which translates to MNCENIEYLKNGNSRQKQAYCILSEKGILSKLKIFDPILVETIPIDIDIENSDLDIICCFADKQCFIKQ; encoded by the coding sequence ATGAACTGTGAAAATATTGAATATTTGAAGAATGGCAACAGCCGACAAAAACAAGCCTATTGCATATTGTCGGAAAAGGGAATTTTATCAAAACTCAAAATATTTGACCCTATTCTTGTTGAGACAATTCCAATTGATATAGATATTGAAAACAGCGACCTGGATATTATTTGTTGTTTTGCAGACAAACAGTGCTTTATAAAACAATAA
- a CDS encoding HAD family hydrolase: MKNKIKTIAFDADDTLWVNEPYFQETERRFCALLEDFLPHHSVSQELFKTEMKNLHLYGYGIKGFMLCMIETAYSVSGGMASFRLIDEVIQLGQELLLKPIELLEGVKEVLDALYEEYRLVLATKGDLLDQERKLKLSGLESYFHHIEVMSDKKVADYRKLLKHLDCVPENFLMIGNSIKSDVLPVLELQGHAAHVPYHTTWAHEQHPHALQHPNLLELNTISDIIPYLT; encoded by the coding sequence ATGAAAAACAAAATTAAAACGATTGCCTTCGACGCAGACGATACACTTTGGGTAAATGAACCTTATTTCCAGGAGACAGAGCGCCGGTTCTGTGCCTTGCTGGAAGACTTCCTGCCACATCATTCAGTCTCCCAGGAATTGTTTAAAACCGAAATGAAAAACCTGCACCTGTACGGGTATGGCATTAAAGGTTTCATGCTTTGCATGATAGAAACTGCTTACAGCGTTTCTGGTGGTATGGCTAGTTTCAGGCTGATAGATGAAGTAATTCAGTTGGGGCAGGAGTTGCTGCTAAAGCCTATCGAGTTGCTGGAAGGAGTAAAAGAGGTGCTGGATGCGCTTTATGAGGAGTATCGGTTGGTACTGGCGACAAAAGGTGATTTGCTGGACCAGGAGAGAAAGCTGAAGCTGTCGGGCCTGGAAAGCTACTTTCACCATATAGAAGTTATGAGCGACAAAAAAGTTGCCGATTACCGGAAGCTGTTAAAGCACCTGGACTGCGTGCCTGAAAACTTTTTGATGATTGGCAATTCCATAAAGTCGGATGTGCTTCCGGTTCTGGAGTTGCAGGGCCATGCGGCCCATGTGCCTTACCACACCACCTGGGCGCACGAGCAACACCCACATGCGTTGCAGCATCCGAACCTGCTAGAACTTAATACTATAAGCGACATAATACCATACTTAACCTGA
- a CDS encoding peptidase domain-containing ABC transporter, producing MKYPFYKQPDQMDCGPTCLRMVARYFGRSRSIGRLRELMEITREGVSLLGIAEAAEKIGLRVSGARLNLEQLREARMPLILHWDQNHFVVLYRIKRGKCTVADPGKGIIHYAFDEFCEHFYSYKNNGSSYGVGLLLEPAPAFYEQEDEAAENLASFGTFLSYLAPYKKLLVQLTLGLLIGIVLQLLLPFLMQSVVDVGITTQNLSFIYLVLIAQFMLLIGRTSVDFIRSWLLLHISTRLNVSILSDFLTKLMQLPISFFDTKLTGDIMQRMSDQKRIEAFLTNQSLTVFFSLFNLVMFSFVLAYYDATVFLVFFGASVLYTLWIVAFLRKRKELDYRRFTVAAQNQSALMQLINGMQEIKLNGCERQKRWDWERIQAGLFRHSVRSLSLGQYQQAGAFIINESKNIFIIFLVAKAVVSGEMSLGAMMAVQYILGQLNSPVEQLLSFIQASQDARISMERLNELHALENEEPVHRAYQPELPEDKTIQLQDVSFKYPGAGNEAVLRNINLTIPAGKTTAIVGMSGSGKTTLLKLLLGFYRPQNGEIKVGATWLEHLKPSKWRRSCGTVMQDGFIFSDTIANNIAVADERPDLQRLWQAIKVANIQDFVLGLPMGIQTKIGAEGKGISQGQKQRILIARAVYKNPTYIFFDEATNALDANNERVIMDHLDAFFQGRTVVVVAHRLSTVKNADQIVVLHNGEITEVGTHESLVAREGAYFELVRNQLELGF from the coding sequence TTGAAATACCCTTTTTATAAACAACCGGACCAGATGGACTGCGGCCCCACCTGCCTGCGGATGGTGGCCCGATACTTTGGCCGGAGCCGCAGCATCGGCCGGTTGCGGGAACTGATGGAGATTACCCGAGAGGGCGTGTCCCTGCTGGGCATAGCGGAGGCCGCCGAGAAGATCGGGCTGCGCGTAAGTGGGGCCCGGCTAAACCTGGAACAGCTCCGGGAAGCTAGGATGCCGCTCATCTTGCACTGGGATCAAAATCATTTCGTGGTGCTCTACAGGATAAAGCGCGGGAAATGCACCGTGGCCGACCCGGGCAAAGGGATCATCCACTATGCCTTCGATGAGTTCTGCGAGCACTTTTACAGCTATAAGAACAACGGCAGTTCGTACGGTGTCGGGTTGCTACTAGAGCCGGCGCCGGCCTTCTACGAGCAGGAAGACGAGGCGGCGGAAAACCTAGCCAGCTTCGGTACCTTTCTCAGCTACCTGGCCCCGTACAAAAAGCTTCTGGTGCAGTTGACGCTGGGCCTGTTGATCGGCATCGTCCTGCAGCTGCTCCTGCCTTTCCTAATGCAGTCGGTGGTGGACGTGGGCATCACTACCCAGAACCTGAGCTTCATTTACCTGGTGCTGATCGCCCAGTTCATGTTGCTGATCGGCCGTACGAGCGTGGATTTTATCCGGTCCTGGCTACTGCTCCACATCAGCACGCGTTTGAACGTTTCCATTCTGTCGGACTTCCTGACCAAGCTCATGCAGTTGCCCATCAGTTTTTTCGACACCAAGCTCACCGGGGATATCATGCAGCGCATGAGCGACCAGAAGCGGATCGAGGCTTTTCTGACGAACCAGTCGCTGACCGTTTTTTTCTCCCTGTTCAACCTAGTGATGTTCTCCTTTGTGCTGGCCTATTACGATGCCACCGTCTTTCTGGTGTTTTTTGGGGCGAGTGTGCTGTACACGCTATGGATCGTGGCCTTTCTGCGAAAGCGAAAAGAGCTCGACTATCGGCGCTTTACGGTGGCGGCGCAGAACCAGAGCGCCCTGATGCAGCTCATCAACGGCATGCAGGAGATCAAGCTGAACGGCTGTGAGCGGCAGAAGCGCTGGGACTGGGAGCGCATCCAGGCCGGGCTCTTCCGGCACAGTGTCAGGAGCCTGTCGCTGGGGCAGTACCAGCAGGCGGGCGCCTTTATCATCAACGAGAGCAAGAATATATTCATTATCTTCCTAGTGGCGAAGGCCGTTGTTTCTGGTGAGATGAGCTTGGGGGCCATGATGGCCGTGCAGTACATCCTGGGGCAACTCAACAGCCCGGTGGAGCAGCTGCTGAGCTTTATCCAAGCTTCGCAGGATGCCAGGATCAGCATGGAGCGTCTCAACGAGCTCCATGCCCTGGAAAACGAGGAACCGGTCCACCGGGCGTACCAGCCTGAGCTCCCCGAAGACAAGACCATCCAGTTGCAAGACGTGAGCTTCAAATACCCGGGTGCCGGGAACGAGGCCGTGCTGCGGAACATCAACCTGACCATCCCGGCTGGGAAAACCACGGCCATCGTCGGGATGAGCGGGAGTGGTAAAACGACCCTGCTGAAGCTGCTGCTGGGCTTCTACCGTCCCCAGAACGGGGAGATCAAGGTAGGTGCGACCTGGCTGGAGCATCTAAAACCAAGCAAATGGCGCAGGAGTTGCGGAACGGTGATGCAGGACGGGTTCATATTTTCGGACACCATTGCCAACAACATCGCGGTGGCCGATGAGCGGCCCGATCTACAGCGGCTCTGGCAGGCCATTAAGGTGGCTAACATACAGGATTTTGTGCTGGGGCTCCCTATGGGTATCCAGACTAAGATCGGTGCGGAGGGCAAGGGCATCAGCCAGGGACAAAAGCAACGCATCCTCATTGCCCGGGCGGTGTACAAGAACCCAACTTATATCTTTTTTGATGAGGCGACCAATGCCCTGGATGCCAATAACGAGCGGGTGATCATGGATCACCTGGACGCCTTTTTCCAGGGACGTACGGTGGTGGTGGTGGCGCACCGGCTGAGTACGGTGAAAAACGCTGACCAGATCGTGGTACTGCACAACGGCGAGATCACCGAGGTGGGGACACATGAGAGCTTGGTGGCCCGTGAGGGAGCCTACTTTGAGCTGGTCCGCAACCAGTTGGAACTGGGGTTTTAG
- a CDS encoding SDR family NAD(P)-dependent oxidoreductase, giving the protein MENEKSTGKIWFITGASRGFGRIWADAALMRGDKVAATARKLSSLADLKEKHGANVLTLELDVTNSEQVRTAVAQAHAHFGRLDIVLNNAGYSLVGTIEEASADDVKAMYDTNIFGALAVIQAVLPLLRQQGGGHIVGVSSNLGHVTLPVIGYYCSSKWAFEAIHESLALEVKAFGIKVSIIEPGAYATDFGSQESLKFAAGLDVYTDFKQDFLNTLKDTERGDPEATPEALFQVVDAENPPLRLFLGSHNLAWVKKAYEERLATWEAWQAVSSAAQSLVK; this is encoded by the coding sequence ATGGAAAATGAAAAGTCAACCGGTAAGATTTGGTTTATAACCGGAGCTTCCCGTGGGTTTGGAAGAATTTGGGCAGATGCTGCCCTCATGCGTGGAGATAAGGTGGCGGCTACTGCCAGAAAACTATCAAGCTTGGCAGATCTAAAAGAAAAACACGGGGCAAATGTGTTAACGCTTGAACTGGATGTCACCAACAGTGAACAGGTAAGAACAGCCGTTGCACAAGCCCACGCGCATTTCGGCAGGCTTGACATCGTGCTGAACAATGCTGGCTACTCCTTGGTGGGCACCATTGAAGAAGCGAGTGCTGATGACGTGAAGGCGATGTATGATACGAATATTTTTGGCGCACTGGCGGTCATTCAGGCGGTTTTGCCATTGCTACGTCAGCAGGGTGGCGGGCATATAGTGGGGGTATCCAGTAACCTTGGTCATGTTACGTTACCCGTGATCGGTTATTACTGTTCCTCTAAATGGGCATTTGAAGCCATTCATGAAAGTCTTGCGTTGGAGGTGAAAGCTTTTGGTATTAAAGTAAGCATCATTGAGCCGGGTGCTTATGCCACCGATTTTGGCAGCCAGGAGTCTTTAAAATTTGCAGCCGGTCTTGACGTATACACTGACTTTAAACAAGATTTTCTTAATACGCTGAAAGACACAGAAAGAGGCGATCCCGAAGCAACCCCGGAAGCGCTCTTCCAGGTGGTTGATGCTGAAAATCCGCCGCTGCGGCTCTTCCTCGGCAGTCATAATTTGGCGTGGGTGAAAAAGGCCTATGAAGAGCGTTTAGCCACCTGGGAAGCATGGCAAGCTGTTTCCAGCGCTGCCCAAAGCCTTGTGAAGTAA
- a CDS encoding Crp/Fnr family transcriptional regulator, with translation MLRTNVSFLSFTGQLYAKQEQEESISLKTFPAGSLLLQQGGSASKVFIVKSGITKCFFSEENGKDYILEFLGEGEIVGEIEFLKQIPCLCHVEAVTEVEAYAISLPFFKSLLETNLELNKLLLDELAERIINTSSRASFQQLYTVEHGLKKLLQLQSKLNIHIPKEDMAAYLGITLRSLNRALKNVV, from the coding sequence ATGCTTCGTACGAATGTTTCTTTCCTGTCATTTACCGGGCAGCTCTACGCAAAGCAGGAGCAGGAGGAAAGTATTTCGCTAAAGACTTTTCCGGCTGGTAGCCTGCTTTTGCAACAAGGGGGAAGTGCCTCCAAAGTATTCATTGTAAAATCAGGTATCACGAAATGCTTTTTCAGCGAGGAAAACGGCAAGGATTATATCCTCGAATTTTTAGGCGAAGGTGAAATTGTAGGGGAAATTGAGTTTCTGAAGCAGATCCCATGCTTATGCCATGTAGAAGCTGTAACAGAGGTTGAGGCATATGCCATCTCTTTACCTTTTTTCAAATCCCTCTTAGAAACGAATCTTGAACTGAATAAACTCCTGCTGGATGAGTTGGCAGAGCGAATTATTAATACGAGTAGCAGAGCATCCTTTCAACAGCTCTACACGGTGGAGCATGGGCTTAAGAAACTGCTGCAACTGCAATCCAAACTAAACATCCATATTCCGAAAGAAGATATGGCCGCTTACTTAGGTATTACGCTGAGAAGCCTGAACAGGGCTTTAAAAAATGTGGTGTAG
- a CDS encoding DUF1016 N-terminal domain-containing protein: protein MAEALQPQFGSGFSKRHLHWYGHFYRTISIVFALCTQFSWTHYKILEGIENEDNHEFYIAEAAKNNWSARQLERQVNSQLFERLLLSNDVARRHRRRRFRGAGGFAGCGSKCPAGYV, encoded by the coding sequence TTGGCCGAAGCGTTGCAGCCACAGTTTGGCAGTGGCTTTTCGAAGCGGCATCTGCACTGGTATGGACATTTTTACCGTACTATCTCAATTGTGTTCGCACTGTGTACACAATTCAGCTGGACACATTATAAAATTCTTGAAGGCATTGAAAATGAAGATAATCACGAATTTTATATAGCCGAAGCAGCTAAAAATAACTGGTCCGCCCGCCAATTGGAAAGGCAGGTAAACAGCCAGCTGTTTGAGAGGCTGCTGTTGAGCAACGATGTGGCACGGAGGCATAGGAGGAGGCGCTTTCGTGGAGCAGGAGGTTTTGCAGGTTGTGGAAGTAAGTGTCCTGCCGGGTACGTTTGA